The proteins below come from a single Streptococcus hyointestinalis genomic window:
- a CDS encoding pullulanase, with translation MKRQPTDKRQRYAIKKLTIGVVSVATGASILLYSPQVLAEEANQDQTTELTTSETASKNQANETLATSQPSTTPETVNTDAVSEKTADNATVGTEIAETETLHVSSEQTTTPSTTEEVSTQAVPSNSTVETKTEDKEATEKAGEDKQEAVSQTNTTATTEMADPVQETTVETPKIEDGYFRLHFKSLPSQQSLESLGLWLWDDVDSPSANWPDGAMPLAQAKKDDYGYYIDFKLSQNQKKQVSYLINNKAGDNLTGDQHISLLTPEMNEAWADDSYHIHTYQPLENGSIRLNYYSSTGNYDNLAAWLFKDVKTPSTDWPNGQDFIKKGAYGVYIDIPLSENAKELGFLILDKSKSGDDVKIQPNDYVFKDLANHTQIFVRDTDPKVYNNPYYIDQVRLTGAEQSDLDSIQATFTTLDGMTKDDILKALHVLDKDGKEVTITDITLTKDSPILLIKGDFHPDKTSYTLTYNDSSQQVRNSWELKDKLYAYDGELGARLSEDGSQVSLALWAPSAEQVKVIIYDKNDQSKLIGEASLTKGDKGVWTARLDEKTPLGIANYTGYYYLYEITRNNEKVLVLDPYAKSLAAWDSSRANDTIKTAKAAFVNPDKLGLSDLDFAHIDNFTRREQAVIYETHVRDFTSDPALDGTFNHSFGTFSAFIEKLDYLKELGVTHIQLLPVLSYFFVNELDKTRSENYTSADNNYNWGYDPQHYFSLSGMYSENPNDPELRISEFKNLVNEIHKRGMGVILDVVYNHTAKTYLFEDIEPNYYHFMNADGTARESFGGGRLGTTHYMSHRLLLDSIKYLTSEFKVDGFRFDMMGDHDAAVIDQAFTEAKAINPNILMLGEGWRTYQGDEGKKVQAADQDWMSATDTVAVFSDDIRNTLKSGYPNEGTPAFITGGKKSIKELFSTIKAQPNNFTADDPGDVIQYIAAHDNFTLHDVIAKSINKDPKVAEAEIHQRIRLGNALILTSQGTPFIHAGQEYGRTKQLLNPNYITKVADDKVPNKATLIDAVKEYPYFIHDSYDSSDAVNYFDWESATNSTTHLINTTTQAYTKGLIALRRSTDAFTKASKAEVERDVSLITDPALGDVAADDLLIGYQSIASNGDIYAVFVNADQNQRTIHLPQAYRHLLGAQVLADSKTAGTRPIVQPYGITFGEDSLAINGLTAIILKVPKEKSDSTEEKDTNETATDLGTTSSKPSHILLATSNSTQSQQVVNKQTPVLENNKAQQVFLPNTGSKSSNILTLLGASLLALATSLLGFGKSRKH, from the coding sequence ATGAAACGTCAACCGACAGACAAACGTCAGCGCTATGCTATTAAAAAGCTGACTATCGGAGTGGTATCTGTAGCGACAGGTGCTAGTATCTTGCTCTACAGCCCGCAAGTCTTGGCAGAAGAAGCAAATCAAGACCAAACAACTGAGCTTACAACCAGTGAGACTGCTTCAAAAAACCAAGCTAACGAGACTTTAGCGACCTCTCAGCCAAGCACAACGCCAGAAACGGTTAACACAGACGCTGTTTCAGAAAAGACAGCGGACAATGCAACCGTTGGCACTGAGATAGCCGAAACAGAAACGCTACATGTTAGCTCTGAGCAGACAACCACGCCGTCTACGACAGAAGAAGTATCTACACAGGCCGTTCCTTCTAACTCCACTGTAGAGACGAAAACAGAAGATAAAGAAGCAACAGAAAAGGCAGGAGAAGATAAACAAGAAGCGGTAAGTCAAACAAATACGACAGCAACCACAGAAATGGCAGATCCCGTTCAAGAAACGACTGTAGAAACACCCAAAATCGAGGATGGTTATTTCAGACTTCACTTTAAGAGCTTACCAAGTCAGCAATCGCTAGAGAGTCTGGGTCTTTGGCTTTGGGATGACGTGGACAGCCCGTCTGCTAACTGGCCTGACGGCGCCATGCCTCTCGCACAAGCCAAGAAAGATGACTATGGCTATTATATCGACTTCAAACTGTCACAAAATCAGAAAAAGCAAGTGTCTTATCTGATTAACAATAAAGCTGGTGACAATCTCACAGGTGACCAGCACATCTCGCTTTTGACGCCTGAGATGAATGAAGCTTGGGCAGATGATAGCTATCACATTCACACCTATCAGCCACTTGAGAATGGCAGCATTCGCCTTAACTACTACAGTTCAACAGGCAATTACGATAATTTGGCGGCTTGGCTCTTTAAGGATGTGAAAACACCGTCTACAGATTGGCCAAACGGACAAGACTTTATCAAAAAAGGCGCTTATGGCGTCTATATCGACATCCCTCTTAGCGAGAATGCTAAGGAGCTTGGCTTTTTAATCCTTGACAAGAGTAAGAGTGGTGATGATGTCAAGATTCAGCCAAATGACTATGTCTTTAAAGACCTTGCCAATCACACACAGATTTTTGTGCGTGATACAGACCCAAAAGTTTATAACAATCCTTACTACATCGACCAAGTGCGCTTGACAGGTGCAGAGCAGTCAGACCTTGATAGCATTCAAGCGACCTTCACAACGCTTGATGGCATGACTAAAGACGATATTTTGAAAGCGCTTCATGTGTTAGATAAAGACGGCAAAGAAGTCACAATCACAGACATCACGCTCACAAAGGACAGTCCAATTTTACTCATCAAAGGCGATTTTCATCCTGATAAGACCAGCTACACGCTCACTTACAACGACTCTAGCCAGCAAGTGCGCAATTCGTGGGAATTAAAAGACAAACTCTATGCCTATGATGGCGAGTTGGGAGCAAGACTTAGTGAAGACGGTTCACAAGTCAGCCTAGCCCTTTGGGCACCGAGTGCTGAGCAGGTCAAAGTTATCATCTATGATAAAAACGACCAAAGTAAACTCATCGGAGAGGCTTCTCTGACTAAGGGCGATAAAGGCGTCTGGACAGCTCGGCTAGATGAAAAAACGCCACTTGGCATTGCTAACTACACAGGCTATTATTACCTCTACGAAATCACACGCAATAATGAAAAGGTGCTGGTGCTAGACCCTTATGCCAAGTCACTTGCTGCTTGGGATAGTAGCAGGGCTAACGACACCATCAAAACCGCTAAAGCTGCCTTTGTCAATCCAGACAAGCTAGGACTTAGCGACCTGGACTTTGCCCACATTGATAATTTCACTCGGCGTGAGCAGGCAGTTATCTACGAGACACACGTGCGTGATTTCACGTCAGACCCAGCGCTTGACGGCACGTTCAATCATAGCTTTGGGACATTTTCAGCCTTTATTGAAAAGCTGGACTACCTAAAAGAGCTTGGCGTCACGCACATCCAGCTGCTCCCTGTTTTGAGTTATTTCTTTGTCAATGAACTGGATAAAACACGCTCAGAAAACTACACATCAGCTGACAATAACTACAACTGGGGCTATGACCCACAGCATTATTTCTCACTGTCTGGCATGTATTCTGAAAATCCAAATGACCCAGAACTTCGTATCAGCGAGTTTAAGAACTTGGTCAATGAAATCCACAAGCGTGGCATGGGCGTTATTTTAGATGTTGTCTACAATCACACGGCGAAGACTTATCTGTTTGAGGACATTGAGCCAAACTACTATCACTTTATGAATGCAGACGGAACTGCTCGTGAGAGCTTTGGTGGTGGTCGTCTGGGGACAACCCACTACATGAGCCATCGTCTCCTGCTAGACTCTATCAAGTATCTGACCAGCGAGTTCAAGGTGGATGGCTTCCGCTTTGACATGATGGGAGACCACGATGCAGCTGTCATTGATCAAGCCTTCACAGAAGCAAAGGCTATCAATCCAAACATCCTAATGCTGGGAGAAGGCTGGCGCACTTATCAAGGCGATGAGGGTAAAAAAGTCCAAGCTGCCGACCAAGACTGGATGAGTGCTACTGATACGGTCGCTGTCTTTTCAGATGACATCAGGAACACCCTAAAGTCTGGCTATCCAAACGAAGGCACACCAGCCTTTATCACAGGTGGTAAGAAATCTATCAAAGAGCTCTTTAGCACCATAAAAGCGCAGCCAAATAACTTTACAGCAGATGACCCAGGAGACGTCATCCAGTACATCGCAGCCCATGACAATTTCACTCTTCACGACGTCATCGCCAAGTCTATCAATAAAGACCCTAAAGTGGCAGAAGCAGAGATTCATCAGCGCATTCGTCTTGGAAATGCTCTCATCTTGACCTCACAGGGGACACCTTTCATCCACGCTGGTCAAGAGTACGGGCGGACAAAGCAACTGCTCAATCCAAACTACATCACAAAAGTAGCCGATGACAAGGTGCCAAACAAAGCCACACTCATCGATGCGGTCAAAGAGTACCCTTACTTTATCCACGACTCTTACGATTCATCTGACGCAGTGAATTACTTTGATTGGGAGAGTGCGACAAATTCAACCACGCACCTGATAAATACCACAACGCAAGCTTACACCAAGGGCTTGATTGCTCTGCGTCGCTCAACAGACGCTTTCACCAAAGCTAGCAAGGCAGAGGTTGAGCGTGATGTCAGCTTGATTACAGACCCAGCACTTGGTGATGTGGCAGCGGATGACTTACTCATTGGCTACCAAAGTATCGCTTCAAACGGTGACATCTATGCAGTCTTTGTCAATGCTGACCAAAATCAACGCACCATACACCTGCCACAGGCTTATCGTCATTTGCTTGGCGCTCAAGTCCTTGCGGATAGCAAGACAGCAGGTACAAGGCCTATCGTACAGCCTTATGGTATCACTTTTGGTGAGGATAGCCTAGCTATTAATGGCTTAACCGCTATCATCCTAAAAGTGCCAAAGGAAAAATCAGACAGCACTGAAGAAAAGGACACCAACGAAACAGCTACAGACCTAGGTACGACATCTAGCAAGCCAAGCCATATCCTACTTGCGACAAGCAACTCAACACAATCACAACAAGTAGTAAATAAACAGACACCTGTCCTAGAAAACAACAAAGCCCAACAAGTTTTCCTGCCAAATACAGGCAGCAAATCTAGCAACATCCTTACTCTCTTAGGAGCTAGTCTGCTCGCCCTTGCTACAAGTCTATTAGGCTTTGGCAAATCTCGCAAGCACTAA
- a CDS encoding methanol dehydrogenase, with protein sequence MKKHLILLGLGLGVSLGIACIAHKAGFFENDKQAYDEFDSTLQDD encoded by the coding sequence ATGAAAAAACATCTTATATTACTTGGATTAGGCTTAGGTGTAAGCCTTGGTATCGCTTGTATTGCGCACAAAGCAGGCTTCTTTGAAAATGACAAACAAGCCTACGATGAATTCGATTCTACATTACAAGACGACTAA
- a CDS encoding oleate hydratase translates to MQKKKAIMIGAGIANMAAAVYLIQEGGWNGDQITFYSLDDHGSNDGSTTEAAKDDYWNKNHPMENQKGYIARGGRMLNYRTYVDLMDLLDRIPSATEQGMTAAQDTREFDAAHPTYDKARLLEGGKGIVNGSHLGLNNTSRKLLTKLIMMPDSREEELDNVTIAEYFKDDPEFFETNFWFMWETTFAFRTQSSAQELRRYMHQMIYEFTQIEHLVGVNRTRYNQFESIMLPLINYLKDQGCKIVLNRLVTDWEFKETPMQDEITVTDLRMLNTDTNQEEFVEVDEDTAVIFTNGSITDSASLGDFDTPAPENPDYGAASSLWKKATQRFYNLGNPDKFFADRDASEWVSFTLTTKDHLLLEEITRITTQEPGNALNSFISTVPVTPLHQKDVTMSIVVHHQPHFTTQKPNETVLWGYFLYPRRKGEFVDKPYIEMTGREMVKELIGQLAKVDPGPINIETKEKAIMKSVVNCIPVYMPYASALFNNRAKSDRPKVIPKHSTNLAFTGEFVEQPYQMIFTEQSAVRSGEIAAFHFAGVPMSRLVPTPRYDKDIKTLLKAAKKMFD, encoded by the coding sequence ATGCAAAAGAAAAAAGCAATCATGATAGGGGCAGGGATCGCCAATATGGCGGCAGCTGTGTACCTTATCCAGGAAGGTGGCTGGAATGGTGATCAGATTACCTTTTACTCCTTGGACGACCACGGTTCAAATGATGGCTCCACTACTGAAGCTGCTAAGGATGATTATTGGAATAAAAATCACCCTATGGAAAATCAAAAAGGCTATATTGCACGTGGTGGACGCATGCTTAACTACCGCACTTACGTTGATTTGATGGATTTGCTTGACCGTATTCCATCGGCTACTGAGCAAGGAATGACTGCTGCACAAGACACACGTGAGTTTGACGCAGCACACCCAACTTATGACAAAGCAAGATTGTTAGAAGGTGGCAAGGGTATTGTCAACGGTAGTCATTTAGGGCTCAACAACACTAGCCGTAAGCTTCTCACTAAACTCATCATGATGCCCGACTCAAGAGAGGAAGAACTTGACAATGTTACCATTGCTGAGTACTTCAAGGACGACCCTGAGTTTTTTGAAACCAACTTTTGGTTTATGTGGGAGACAACCTTTGCCTTTCGCACACAAAGCTCAGCGCAAGAATTGCGTCGCTACATGCACCAAATGATTTATGAGTTTACGCAAATCGAGCACTTGGTCGGTGTCAATCGCACACGCTACAATCAATTTGAAAGTATCATGTTGCCTTTGATTAACTATCTCAAAGACCAAGGGTGCAAGATCGTCCTTAACCGTCTGGTGACAGACTGGGAATTTAAAGAAACACCTATGCAAGATGAGATTACAGTGACAGATCTTCGTATGCTAAATACTGATACTAATCAAGAAGAGTTTGTCGAAGTCGATGAAGATACAGCAGTTATCTTTACCAATGGCTCTATCACAGACTCTGCTAGTCTCGGTGATTTTGATACACCTGCTCCTGAAAATCCTGACTACGGTGCTGCTTCTAGTCTTTGGAAAAAAGCAACCCAACGTTTTTACAACTTGGGAAATCCAGACAAATTCTTTGCGGATCGTGATGCCAGTGAATGGGTTAGCTTCACACTAACCACAAAAGATCATCTTCTCCTCGAAGAAATCACTCGTATCACCACACAAGAACCCGGAAATGCGCTTAATTCGTTCATTTCGACCGTTCCTGTGACACCGCTCCATCAAAAGGACGTCACCATGTCTATCGTGGTACACCACCAACCACACTTCACCACTCAAAAACCAAATGAAACCGTGCTTTGGGGATACTTCCTCTATCCACGTAGAAAAGGTGAATTTGTGGACAAACCTTACATCGAAATGACTGGTCGTGAAATGGTCAAAGAGTTGATTGGACAATTAGCAAAAGTCGACCCAGGTCCTATCAATATCGAAACCAAAGAAAAAGCCATTATGAAGAGTGTGGTCAACTGTATCCCAGTTTACATGCCTTATGCTTCTGCACTCTTTAATAATCGTGCTAAGAGCGACCGTCCAAAGGTTATTCCAAAACATTCTACCAACCTTGCCTTTACCGGTGAGTTTGTTGAACAACCTTATCAAATGATTTTCACTGAGCAAAGTGCTGTACGCTCTGGTGAGATTGCAGCCTTCCACTTTGCAGGTGTGCCTATGTCACGACTCGTTCCTACACCTCGTTATGACAAAGATATCAAGACCCTGCTTAAAGCGGCTAAGAAAATGTTTGATTAA
- a CDS encoding endonuclease/exonuclease/phosphatase family protein, giving the protein MKKLVKWLLILLSVFVLIIGSYVAYVLVDYHRIPDNQTLTVTQKAPKGKLSTNHNYRIATYNIGFGAYLPDFSFFMDGGKSSWAKSKKSVQYAVSSAVNTIKKEKVDFALFQEVDLNGTRSYHVNEENLLTKQLTNYSHTFAINYHSSFLFYPLTQPHGKNTSGLATYSRYPITSALRRSLPISTSFSKYLDLDRAYAIHHIPVTNDKDLVLFNVHLSAYGNSDSIRKAQLAMLKADMEKELAKGNYILVGGDFNHNLKAKEGDKSSVTWAYPFPRSSLGDDFTLAMDSLSQAELENLANSARNTDTSYVKGKTYTVMLDGFIISNNIKVNHLTTKETGFAYSDHEPVLMDFQLLD; this is encoded by the coding sequence ATGAAAAAGCTAGTAAAATGGCTGCTTATCTTACTGTCTGTTTTTGTCTTGATTATCGGGAGCTATGTGGCTTATGTGCTTGTGGATTATCATCGTATCCCAGATAATCAGACGCTCACAGTCACGCAAAAAGCGCCCAAAGGCAAACTTTCAACCAATCACAACTACCGTATCGCAACGTATAATATCGGCTTTGGCGCTTATCTGCCTGATTTTTCATTTTTCATGGACGGCGGTAAGTCCTCTTGGGCAAAGAGTAAAAAGAGTGTGCAGTACGCTGTTAGTTCTGCTGTCAATACCATCAAAAAGGAAAAGGTTGACTTTGCTCTTTTCCAAGAGGTAGATCTAAACGGCACACGCTCCTATCATGTCAATGAGGAGAACTTGCTGACAAAGCAATTAACAAACTACAGCCATACCTTTGCAATCAACTACCACTCCAGCTTTCTCTTTTACCCACTGACACAGCCACATGGCAAGAACACATCTGGGCTTGCGACTTACAGCCGCTATCCTATCACAAGTGCTCTGCGGCGCTCTCTGCCTATATCAACCAGCTTTTCTAAATATCTGGACCTCGATCGTGCCTATGCCATCCACCACATCCCTGTCACTAACGACAAAGACCTCGTGCTCTTTAACGTCCATCTGTCCGCTTATGGCAATAGCGATAGCATTCGTAAAGCGCAGCTTGCTATGCTAAAAGCAGACATGGAAAAAGAGCTGGCTAAGGGCAATTACATCCTTGTCGGTGGCGACTTTAACCACAATCTAAAGGCAAAAGAGGGCGATAAAAGCTCTGTCACTTGGGCATATCCCTTCCCACGCTCAAGTCTAGGGGACGACTTTACGCTCGCTATGGACAGTCTCAGCCAAGCAGAGCTTGAGAATCTCGCAAACAGCGCTAGAAACACTGACACCTCTTACGTCAAGGGTAAGACCTATACTGTGATGCTAGACGGCTTTATCATCTCAAACAACATCAAGGTCAACCACTTGACTACCAAAGAGACTGGCTTTGCCTACTCCGACCACGAGCCTGTTCTCATGGATTTTCAGTTATTAGACTAA
- a CDS encoding ABC transporter ATP-binding protein, protein MRARHQQSTLKRLSLDILSERKWVLIATVLTCVQVGLTVYLPVLIGQAVDVVIRPNALRNILPILYRMAVVIGLNTIVQWLNPIIYNRLTYRYIASLRQRVMEKLDNLPLAYLDKKSVGDLVSRVTTDTEQLANGLLMVFNQFFIGVLTILVTIFSMADIDLLMLAMVLLLTPLSLFAARFIASRSYTLYQKQTQSRGQVTQYIEEMITQETLLQTYNAQDKSIETFSELNENYANYSKSAIFYSSTVNPTTRFINSLIYALLAGVGALRIMAGAFSVGQLTTFLNYVNQYTKPFNDISAVLSEMQSAIACAERLYLVLDEEENHLPVKRVLDSQTLYGQMSFEHVQFGYDKTKPLIKDVNLDIPAASKVAVVGPTGAGKSTLINLLMRFYEVDKGSIKLDGVSISDYDVEDLRSQIGMVLQETWLKTATIHDNIAYGKPNASRDEVIAAAKAANADFFIRQLPQGYDTYLADAGASLSQGQRQLLTIARIFIKLPKILILDEATSSIDTRTEALIQAAFEKLMQGRTSFIIAHRLSTIETADIILVMVDGDIVEYGNHQALMDKKGMYYSMQMAQAT, encoded by the coding sequence ATGCGCGCTAGACATCAGCAATCAACTCTAAAACGGCTTTCTCTTGACATCCTTTCTGAGCGCAAATGGGTGCTGATAGCGACAGTTTTGACCTGTGTGCAGGTAGGACTGACGGTCTATCTGCCAGTTCTTATCGGTCAGGCTGTCGATGTAGTTATAAGACCCAATGCCCTACGCAACATCCTCCCCATCCTCTATCGTATGGCAGTCGTCATTGGACTCAACACCATCGTTCAGTGGCTCAATCCCATCATCTACAACCGTCTGACCTATCGCTACATCGCAAGTCTGCGTCAGCGTGTCATGGAAAAGCTGGACAACCTGCCACTCGCTTATCTGGATAAAAAGTCCGTTGGGGACTTGGTCAGTCGTGTCACGACCGACACCGAGCAGCTGGCAAATGGACTTCTGATGGTCTTTAATCAGTTTTTCATCGGTGTCTTGACCATCCTTGTGACGATTTTTAGCATGGCGGATATTGACCTCTTGATGTTAGCGATGGTTTTGCTACTCACGCCGCTGTCGCTCTTTGCAGCTCGCTTTATTGCTAGTAGGAGCTACACGCTCTATCAAAAGCAGACCCAGTCTCGTGGGCAGGTGACGCAGTACATCGAGGAGATGATTACTCAAGAGACGCTACTGCAAACTTACAATGCCCAAGACAAAAGCATTGAGACTTTTTCTGAGCTCAATGAAAACTATGCAAACTACTCTAAGAGTGCGATTTTTTACTCTTCAACGGTCAATCCAACGACCCGCTTTATCAATAGCCTCATCTATGCGCTTCTAGCTGGTGTTGGGGCGCTGCGTATCATGGCTGGCGCCTTTAGCGTGGGGCAGTTGACTACCTTTTTAAACTACGTCAACCAATACACCAAGCCCTTTAACGACATCTCAGCGGTTCTCTCTGAAATGCAGAGCGCTATCGCCTGTGCCGAGAGGCTCTATCTCGTCCTAGACGAGGAGGAAAATCACCTACCTGTCAAGCGTGTGCTGGATAGCCAGACCCTCTACGGGCAGATGAGTTTTGAGCATGTCCAATTTGGCTACGACAAGACCAAGCCCTTAATCAAGGATGTCAATCTAGATATTCCTGCCGCTTCAAAAGTCGCCGTTGTCGGACCTACTGGCGCTGGTAAATCCACTCTCATCAATCTCCTCATGCGCTTTTACGAGGTGGATAAGGGCAGTATCAAGCTAGACGGCGTGTCCATTTCTGACTATGACGTCGAAGATTTGCGTAGCCAGATTGGGATGGTCTTGCAGGAGACTTGGCTCAAAACAGCTACTATCCATGACAATATCGCCTATGGCAAGCCAAACGCTAGTCGAGATGAGGTCATCGCTGCGGCAAAAGCTGCTAATGCTGACTTTTTCATCAGACAGTTGCCACAGGGCTACGATACCTATCTGGCAGACGCCGGGGCGTCGCTGTCGCAAGGGCAACGCCAGCTACTGACCATCGCAAGGATTTTTATCAAGTTGCCGAAGATTTTGATTTTGGATGAGGCGACGTCTTCGATTGATACCAGGACAGAAGCGCTCATTCAAGCAGCATTTGAAAAGCTTATGCAAGGGCGGACAAGTTTTATCATCGCACACCGCTTATCAACCATTGAGACAGCTGATATTATCCTAGTCATGGTGGACGGTGACATCGTCGAGTATGGCAATCACCAAGCCCTCATGGACAAAAAAGGCATGTATTACAGCATGCAAATGGCGCAAGCCACTTAG
- a CDS encoding ABC transporter ATP-binding protein gives MKELGYYFKGYLKETIFGPLFKLLEASFELMVPLIIAKIVDTAIPHKDKSQLYMLMGLLFLLAVVGVIVSISAQYFSSKAAVGYTKQLTADLYAKVMRLSKEDRDELTTSSLVTRLTSDTYQIQTGINQFLRLFLRAPIIVFGAIIMAFTISRQMTLYFLGMVVILFVVVFTMSRLLNPLYAKIRLATDSIVTKTREQMQGMRVIRAFGQMKREEAEFEALNSHYTHLQIRAGYWSSLVTPMTYFVVNATLVLVIWQGNHLITDNRLSQGLLIALINYLLQILTELLKMTMLVTSLNQSFISAGRISQVFAKPEEALDAPLKQEKVTDQTALKVTNLQFTYPLAAEPSLSGLDFSLQKGAFLGVIGGTGAGKSTLVQLLARLYRPQEGDLQIFTDQQSPKTIREWRDLVHVVPQKAELFQGTIRSNLLLGISEEVSDEQLWRALEIAQASDFVAQKEGQLDAEVTAFGRNFSGGQRQRLTIARAIVKASPFLVLDDSTSALDYLTESKLLKAITSELETTLIMISQRTNSLRTADKVLVLDKGRQSGFASHEALLETNDLYQAIHLSQHQKGDQDAR, from the coding sequence ATGAAAGAACTAGGTTATTATTTTAAGGGGTATCTAAAAGAGACAATCTTTGGACCCCTTTTCAAATTGTTAGAGGCATCGTTTGAATTGATGGTGCCCTTGATTATTGCAAAAATTGTTGACACAGCTATCCCGCATAAGGACAAGTCGCAGCTGTATATGCTCATGGGCTTGCTCTTTTTGCTGGCGGTGGTTGGTGTCATCGTGTCCATTAGTGCGCAGTATTTTTCATCAAAGGCAGCCGTTGGCTACACCAAGCAGTTAACAGCTGACCTTTACGCCAAGGTCATGCGCTTGAGTAAGGAAGATCGAGATGAGTTGACTACGTCTAGTCTGGTGACACGCTTAACGAGCGATACTTATCAGATACAGACGGGTATCAATCAATTCTTGCGGCTCTTTTTACGGGCGCCGATTATCGTTTTTGGAGCGATTATCATGGCATTTACCATTAGCAGGCAGATGACGCTGTATTTCTTAGGTATGGTGGTCATCCTCTTTGTGGTTGTCTTTACCATGTCACGCCTGCTCAATCCCTTGTACGCCAAGATACGCCTAGCGACAGACAGTATCGTGACAAAGACACGTGAGCAGATGCAGGGTATGCGGGTTATCAGAGCCTTTGGGCAGATGAAGCGTGAGGAAGCAGAGTTTGAAGCGCTCAACAGCCACTACACCCATCTGCAGATACGGGCGGGCTATTGGTCGAGTTTGGTGACGCCCATGACCTACTTTGTGGTCAATGCCACTTTGGTTTTGGTTATTTGGCAGGGCAATCACTTGATTACAGACAATCGCCTCTCACAAGGGCTTTTGATTGCGCTTATCAATTACCTCCTGCAGATTTTGACGGAATTGCTCAAGATGACCATGCTGGTCACCTCGCTCAATCAAAGCTTTATCAGTGCTGGACGAATTAGTCAAGTCTTTGCAAAACCTGAAGAAGCACTCGACGCTCCCTTAAAGCAAGAAAAGGTCACAGACCAAACAGCGCTCAAGGTAACTAATCTTCAATTCACCTATCCCTTAGCAGCCGAGCCGTCTTTGAGTGGACTTGACTTTTCTCTGCAAAAAGGCGCCTTTTTAGGCGTCATCGGAGGGACAGGCGCTGGTAAGTCAACGCTTGTGCAGTTGCTGGCTCGATTGTATCGTCCGCAGGAAGGCGATTTGCAGATTTTTACAGATCAGCAGTCGCCAAAGACCATCCGAGAATGGCGGGATTTGGTACACGTTGTCCCGCAAAAGGCTGAGCTCTTTCAAGGAACTATCCGCTCCAATCTTCTACTTGGAATTTCAGAAGAGGTCAGCGATGAACAGCTTTGGCGGGCGCTTGAGATTGCGCAGGCAAGCGACTTTGTCGCACAAAAAGAGGGACAACTGGATGCTGAAGTCACCGCTTTTGGGCGCAATTTCTCTGGTGGGCAGCGCCAGCGCTTGACCATCGCACGTGCCATCGTCAAGGCGTCGCCTTTTCTAGTCCTAGATGACTCAACCTCAGCGCTTGACTATCTGACCGAGTCCAAGCTCCTAAAGGCGATTACTAGTGAGCTTGAGACGACCTTGATCATGATTTCCCAGCGGACAAACAGTCTAAGGACAGCTGATAAGGTTTTGGTGCTGGATAAGGGACGTCAGTCAGGCTTTGCCAGTCATGAGGCACTGCTTGAGACCAATGACCTCTATCAAGCTATCCACTTGTCACAACATCAGAAAGGAGACCAAGATGCGCGCTAG
- a CDS encoding lysozyme family protein, which translates to MFKWLRRLVILLLVAFVAYRAYLVHESVKKVEAYRSMVATSLAENGTNTNIDLILAIIYTETKGAELDVMQSSESVDGQANSITDSETSIKQGVKLLTDNLVLANEKGTDAWSAVQAYNFGTGYIDYVAKHGKKHTIELAKTYSRDVVAPSLGNTTGETYFYHHPLALISGGRLYKNGGNIYYAREVHFNLWLMQLFNW; encoded by the coding sequence ATGTTTAAATGGTTGAGACGTCTCGTTATCCTTTTACTTGTGGCTTTCGTGGCTTATCGTGCTTATCTGGTGCATGAGAGCGTCAAAAAAGTTGAAGCCTACAGAAGTATGGTAGCGACCAGTTTAGCTGAAAACGGCACCAATACCAATATTGACTTGATATTAGCCATTATCTATACCGAGACCAAGGGAGCAGAGCTTGATGTCATGCAATCTAGCGAGAGTGTTGACGGGCAAGCCAACTCCATCACAGACTCTGAAACCAGTATCAAACAAGGCGTTAAGCTCTTGACGGATAATCTTGTCTTGGCAAATGAAAAAGGTACAGACGCTTGGAGCGCTGTGCAGGCTTATAATTTTGGGACAGGCTACATCGACTATGTGGCAAAGCACGGCAAGAAGCACACCATTGAGCTTGCTAAGACCTATTCACGAGATGTAGTGGCACCCAGTCTTGGTAATACAACTGGTGAGACTTACTTTTACCACCATCCTCTGGCTTTGATTTCTGGTGGTCGCCTTTATAAGAATGGTGGCAATATCTACTATGCTAGGGAAGTGCATTTCAACCTGTGGTTGATGCAGTTGTTCAATTGGTAA